The Aspergillus luchuensis IFO 4308 DNA, chromosome 6, nearly complete sequence genome segment AATCACCAAGGGTAATAAAATCCTTAAAGGGGCGTTCCCCCTGCCTCTTCAACATAATCTCCCTAGGAGCCCTTCCAATCTGCGCCGCCACCAAGACCTTCAAATCGCCCACCGTATCCGACGGCAAACACGGCACCGTAGCCTTACTACCCAGTCGATCATTGACCGTCACAAGGATCATTTCCTCCGTGCTGGCAGGCTtgagtttcttcttcttctctttcttctctttcttttcgctgTCGGTTTTCTTGGGCTTGGTTGAGTCGCGATCACGGTCACGGTCCCTATCTCTGGCGCGGTCGGGGCTGTAGTCTCGGCGGTATCTGTCTCTGTCTCCGTATCTATCGCTAGTATGGTCTCTGTAGCTATCCCGGCGAGGAGGTGAGCGCGCGCGGTAGCCGCGGTCAAGTGGACGGTCGGTTTCGTGATTGGGGTTGTTATCGTCGCGGGGAGGTGCGCGTTTCTCTTTCCAGCGGAATCCGCCGGGGCCTTTGGGGGGGTGGCGCCGGGGTGAGCGCGAGCGTGAGCGGCGTCGCCGCGGGGGCGAGTCGggcatggtgggtgggaCGGGTGTCCgtgaggatgagggatggagagggaaggaagcttTTTGAGGCTTGGtgagggtggttgttgacGTCGGGTGGGTGCAGAGATGGGCAGATCGTGACCGCTTTCTGTTTTGGGGAAGTACTGTTTTGGGTTGATGCTGAATTAACTATGTGTGATGATGAGTCAGCTATATTGATTATGCATTTCACTACTAGTATGCATTTAGATTCGTCTCAGATACAACTGAAATTTTTTCATacattaatataatacacATCATATGTAGTAATACACAGACAGAATACAATCGCCGTGGGGTTATGATTCTCAGACCCATGGCTCCAGACGCCCGCGCCCATACATATGTAGTTCCCTATTTCATAAGGCGACATCGACATGGATAGAGGAAGATAGATTTGAGACGATGACTTCAGTCGTTCTCATCAAGCAGAACCTTCAGCTTCTGCAACTTGTCCTCACAGTTGACCTCCATCTGCATCACCACGTCcacactcttcttcttcgtgatGAGCAGTTGCGAGACCAACCAGAAGTTGTACCCGTTCTTGAAGAAGCCCATCGACGCCCACTCCCCGCTCGAAAGAGTGTTGCTGAGCGTCATCCAGTGCTCGCGCCATCGGGCCAGTGCGACTCGGATATGGGCTAGCATGAGGTCGTCTGGGATCGCCCGAGACTGCCTCTTCTCTGGGGGATCGAAGCTGAAGAGATGCTTCGGGTGAGAATTCTGAGTCTTTCGGAGGATGGGACCTAGTAGTGACATGTGCGAATTGATAAAGGTGTACAGGACTATATACATTAGCTTAACGGTATGTGCTATCGGTGGGTGACTTACCGTGGATCAGTATGAACATGTCGAGTACTGTCAGACTAGCCATACTGCCAGACGCAGATGAGTCCGGAGTGGAAGGCATCGTGTCCTTGGGATCTTCCTCGAATAAATTGTGGAACGCTTCCAAGATCGTGATACCCCTCGAGGCCTGGAAGTTGCGATCGGAGTACGGGTGTTCGAGAGCGAAAAGGGACTCGGCGCAAGGAAAATCACACTCGACTTCAAGATGTGACAGACGGCAAGGGTAGttctggaagaaggaaaatgcACAGTCGAGAAGCAGAATGATGCTCATGGTACTTCTACCGTTAGCGGGGTAAATTAGAAGACGGAACCGGCACATACCGTATGCGAGACTCTGTCTGAATCCATTGAAACTCCGAGACAGCCTGGTGTTGGTTATGGCGGCATTTGGGAAGGCTCATTCGACGAGCAACCTGCTCATGTCAGTAATGCCACCTGTCTTAAGTCCATAGTAAGTACCTTGATGACTTCGCTGAACCGGTTTTCCATCGCTCGATTGCGCGCCGTTGGGCTACCCGACCAGTACTGTGCAATAACCATGATGAAGCCGGCCTGCAGGTTCTGAAACTGAATCCAATCATTATTCCCACCATCAAACATTCGACGTCCACTGAAGGCCAAAGCCACCTCATTCTCCGGAGAGAAGGTCTCGCTGGAGAAAATGTAGAGTTCAACAAAATCCATCACCTGCTTTGCAGCATGCTTCTCCTGCTCATCAGTCGTATACGTAGCACCCATGAACACGAGCGCTGCGAGCAGGGGCAACGCGACGGTGTTCACATTTAGTGATGCAAGGTGAACCATCGCACAGCTGGGCTGCCAGTACTCCAGGTACATTCGGACGAACTTGTCAATGCGGGCGGGCGTCAACAAAAAGCTTAGATATGTTGACAAACGCTCCTGCGCTTGGGTATCGAGAGGGACCGACCACGCCCGTGCTAGAATCGCCTGATACAATCCGGCTGCGTACGGTTCTTCCGGCTCATATGTAGGTTGCGGGGCGAACGCGAGGCCGGGATCTGGTATCGGGGGCACCATCGCAGGGAAATTGGCCCCACCAGCATAGGAATCGCCGACTATTTTGTTCACATTTCCGAACGGACCATTGAAGAAATCGAGAAAAGTATCCTGGAAGAACGAGAGGGAAGCCGGGTCCGACTCGACGAACGCGGGTGCATAGTCTGACGGGTCACCTGTCCGGAAGTTGAGCATGCTCTGCCCAGCATCTTGCCGACCCTTCTGATTATGGTACTCAAGGCCGCGAGTGCGATCGctgcggggaggaaggaggaactCCTCGGTGAAACTGTCTGTACCACCATTGAGGAGAAACTTGATTGACCCGCGATCCGAGGAAGCTCCGTAGTTCTCACGCTCCACCGAAGCCGAGCCGGAGACCAGCTCCAGGTTGTCGGCTGTTTGCTTGCGCTCATTGTTACACCGTAGGTTCCGCTTCTGACACGAGCTGCATGGGCTCAGACCATCGCAGCGCAGTTTCATCGATGTGCACTAGATGCCGACAATTAGCGACCATGTGGCGCACAATAGGCTGGGTATGCGATCGGCGGGAGGTCAGGGGGGGAACTTGCCGACTGACAGGCATGTCGCCTTCGGCCTCTTTGACCGGTCTCAGGGATCTTTTGATCGCCGCGCTTGGCACAGTCCGTGTAGTGATCGCGTAGGTTATCACTGAAGATTAAGCCAAGGCATCAGCATCGTGGGTGGGTGGAGCGATCATGGTAAACATACATGCGCCGGTCGGTAAACCGACGACGGGCCAGGggcgggagggagagggagagcagAACACGAACCAACGCGCAAAGGACTCGTTGCAGAAAACGCAGGAATAAGGGCGGACACCGGAATCTGACGGACAAGGTTGAAGTTAGCGCAGGACGAACATTGAAGGATGAGCCAGACACGAGCCCGAAGCGGGCCGAGATGCAGGAAGGAGGGCGATGAATGTTGGAACGTACGGCGGAGTTGATGTCGTTTGAGATGGTCAATGCGGGTGAAACCCCACTGACAGATGGTGCAGCAGAAATGCTTGCTCGCGGGCTTCATGGTTAGGGGCGAAGGACATGCAtcggggagaagggaggggaagggtgAGATTAAcggggggagaggaaagtCCGGGGTAGATGGTTGCCTTAGTCTAATTGAAGGGAGGGTGGGTttgtggtgggtgtggaaGAGTTGGAACTTGGAAGAGATGGCGATCGGAGCGGaaggtcagcagcagcaaacgCGATCGGTTCGCCGTCGGGGGATCCCCTGGCACTGTGAGCACCCGTCTCCCGACGATCTGCAAGGTTAAGGGCAAAGATAGATTGTCAGATCTCCGGTTGAGATCTAGCCGGCAACGATCTCTTGATAAATAGATAAGTTAGAAAGATTAGATTACAGAGGAGAGGCAAGACGtaaagatgatgagggggtaaaaattaaaaattgaAGATACGAGACAGAccggagggagagggtatGACACCATTCCCCTCAAGCACTGAGACTTTTGACAGTTGACAGGTCGGGGGAAAGTGGAGAGAAGAACAAACagcagaaagaggagaaaagttAAGTGGCCAAGGATGTCTGCCTTCCCCAGCCGGTTTTCTGGGGCCTCCTTTTCGTTCAGGATAAAAGTAATCCTGCAAAAATGACCGGCTCGTTCCGTACTTACTGATTACTGCCCTTTTCGTGGTATCCGCCATACGCTCGGGTTCACTAACAATGAGCTGCCATCTAGCATCTTACCCGGTAATCTTACCACTGAGTGACTGACGCGGGTTCTCGGTGGGCCCGACAAAGGGAGACTGCCATCCACCGCAGATAGATTACACACTCTACAAAGTACaaactatctactactactatccagtATCACGCTTAAGCTACACCAGGTAAGCTACACACCCGGTTCACAGCTCCGGAACAACCTGAATCCCATTCAGAGTGGCAAGAAGACAAACCAGCAACAGAAGAAATGGCCAAGTCTCCATACTGCATGCATACACGGCTATCTGCTCAATTCTTCGACTGCTCAACCACAGTCAAGGGAAAGTCCAcctgatcatcatccagataGTTCACCTCGATCGCGTTattcttctcattctccgtccatccatcaccaatcCAGCCATTCGCGTTGTCATCCACATACTCGTAGGTGAAATCCTCCCACCGGGGATTCGAAAGTGTTTTCAGTGAGTGGAGAGACGATCCTGGCTAGGTCAGTACGTGATCATCATGGCCTACCAGCAAGAGGAAGGTTGCATACCTGGCCACACCCCTATCACCCGACCATCTTCCGCTCCCCCTTTATACCAGCTTCGGCATTTCTCGCTGTACACCGTGCGGGAGAAATACTGATCGCAGTGCCGCGTAAACCGTTCCACCGCATCCTTTCTAACCGACATGGACCGGATGTTATCCCGCTGCATCTTCTGCACACAGGCGGTGAAATAGTCAACCACTTTCTCCAGCAAAAGTAACAGGTTGCCCTCCCCCAGCGCCGAATTGGGCCCGAAACAGATAAAGTAGTTGGGAAATTCGTCAACGGCGATGGAGAGGTAGGACTCGGGGGTACTCTTCCACCGCTCCGCTAGCGACAGACCATTACGCCCCGTGATGGGGAATCTGGGTGTGAAGCTGGTGTCAAACCCGGTGGCGCACACTAAAACGTCGGTGGGATGATGCACCCCGTCGGCAGTGATGACGCCATTTGCATCAACCCGGACGATCTCACTGGTGATGATCTGAACCTTGTCATCGGTCAAGGCCTCCAAGTATCCGGGCCCAGGTGTAAGTCGGCGGCAAACGGGCGGGAATGACGGAACGAGATCCTCAAACAACTCGGGCTTCCTTGCCAATCGCTGTTTCATGTTCTGGGCGAAGACATCTTTGGCCCCTAGCTGTTCCGGCGTGCCTAGCAAGGTTGCGCCGTGGACAGACTGTAGTTGAACCTCGATTTCTGATAATGTCAGCGCAAGCAAAACCAAAGTGAAAGAGACGCCAACCTTTACGGAAATTTTGATAAGCACTGTGGTCCTTGTTGAAGGTCTCGAGCTCTTCCGGAGTGAACGAGACTGGACATCCAATCAGCTAGACATTCATGTTACCAACTCAAGCACACTCACAGTTGTCTAATTTCGAACCTCGTctctcaacttcttccctaGCGAAGCTAGGTGCGATCCAGGTTCGGCTTCTGACATAGTGGTCCATGTGCGTCACTTGCGGTAGCATTCCAGGCACAATCTGTATACCGCTGGAGCCGTTCCCAATCACAGCGACTCTCTTGCCCTACGGACATTAGCCCAGATCAGCGACCCTTTTGGAAATGTTCAACATACACTGTAGTCATAACTCTCATCCCATCTAGCACTATGCATCAGCTTTCCCTTGAAATCATGGAGACCTGGGATGTTCGGCCATTTCCATTCATTGAGAAACCCAGTGGCCGAAATCAACACGTCACACTGGTCTGAGTAGACCGAATCACTATCTAGGTCCTTGACCTTTACGCCCAAAGGCTTGTCAGCTGCTGTGTCCCATGGTAATATCTGATGTATCTGACCTTCAGTTGCCATTTGCTATCTTTTTCGTTCCACACAGCCTCCACAACTTGCTGTTTGAACTTGATGCACTTCTCGCAGCCATATTTATCCGCTACTCTTCTCCAATACTGGTATATCTCTGGGGCTGCAGCATAGAAAGTGGACCACTGTTTGTTAGGCTCAAATGTGGCCTGATAGGTGTGGGCCGGGATGTCTATAGACCAGCCAAGTTAGCCCAGGCATAAGCAGGGGGAATAGGATACACTACTGACCACATGCGCAGCCGGGGTATCTGTTTTCCAGCCACGTGCCTCCAACATCTGCATTCTTCTCGTACACGCATAGATCCAGGTTGGGAATGCGTTGTCTGAAGCGAATAGATGCAACGATACCTGAGATCCCCGAACCGATGACAACTACTCTCAGGGGTCTGGCTTCATCAACGGAGCGTTCCTGCACAATCCACGGATCAGGGGTCTTCTCAGTGATGTTGGCAGCAGAAACGCCTAAAAATTGTGCCAGGCGATTCATGATTCTCAGTGCAGGGCTAAAGACAGAGTATGGCTAAGTGTTGAAGAGTGCTGCAGTAGAACGCATAAGACTGTCACCCTTATATATGTTGCGCAGTTGCTGGTATATCCGGGACCACCCCTCCCTGTGCATAAGCTCACTCGTGCTACAAAATATGTCAGTGTTCATGCGAATATCGGCTGGACGCGAGGAACAACCGCGGCATTCTTCCGTCCCACCTCAGCCATCTGCGTGAGAGAGTTGTCTAAGGTGGGGTTGGCGATCAGTGCCCGGGGAGGAAGCCGTGTAACCTTCCACCTTTGCTTGTCTATCCCAAATGTTGCTTTGAGCTGGAAGTGATCGTACCGACGTGATAATAGTGAGGGGCCTTCTCTGTGGCAGAGTGGTATGAACCCCAGCCCGGAAATCCCCCAGCGATGGCAGTCAAGTGGAGTCTATACTGGCGATCAGATGGGCTCGAAGCAACCCTGAATTCCAGGCGAAGTCAACGAGGATCCACGGGTGCTGGTGATCGGACGGGGGGAAATTGATCCAGTGGGGACTGCGGGTGGTCATATAGCCAAGAGACACGATAACGATGTCTACTAGCTAGAGTCGTCTTTACCGTTTTTGACTTGGGCTGCCTTGTGAGGCGCCGGCACTAGCATGGGTACTGGCGGAGTAGAGGGTCGAATACGAAAAAGGCGTGTGGAGAGATGTCTCAGGTTGGACCTGTAAGGGTATGCTCATATTCAAGAGCTCTTTAAAGCCCTGTTGACACACGATTAACCAACAACATTGCCCAAGTTCAGAGGACTTTTGCCTGGCCGCACAGGTGCCTTGCGGTCTGTCTGGACTGCGTGAAGCTGCACCTGTAGTTGTGGGCTTACAATGTAACTATTAGCGGTTAGCCAATGGCGTGCGTTGGTGTGATATATCGCATACCCGTTAAGTCCGGGACCTGCCCGAAATTGAGTAGCGCCGGCAGTAGCGTGGTAACCGACTTTAATCCGTATATCCAGCCTATCAGTGAACCTCCTCGCCAGGCGAACGATGGGAAAAGCAACGATGCAACTGCTGCCCCCACTTGATTTAACAATTGACAGCAAACCGCCCAGCGCAaccggaggaagagctgcgATGACGAAGGGGCTTCACCGGATGGCGCACGTATCCCAAGATGGGGGATTGGCCATTTTCCCAAGCGAATGTGGGCCGCCCTGCTAGCGGTTCTACCCAATATTGAGTTCACGAAAGTGGACTAGACTAGTCTGTACGACTGCTCTGGTACCGGATATACTAGGCCCCAGTTTCAATGCCCCGGTAATAGAACAGCCGTAACTCATGGCCGGAAATCCCCCTCACGCGGGAGCAAGAAGCGGAGGCGGAAGTGATCCTCTGGTCTGCGTGTCACTATCCGGACCATTTGTCCGCTCATTTCTGGTCTTGGTGGACCCGCAGCCCCCGCATGAGTTCCTGTGCCTTCGAGATGGCCGGCATTGTCTCTTTCGAGTTAACGCAGTTTCATACATAGCCtttttgtgtttttcttCGTGGTGTGAATCCCTATTGTCCTGCAAAGTATAATCCATGGACAGATAGTCTGGTTCTGTTTATCTTACAGCGGTGACGCACAACAAGTCGAGTCCTGACAATTTCAGAAGGTGGAGTCTGCCAGAACTTTCGGTCAACTTAGGACCTCACGGGAGTTGCGACATCGTACTGTTCAACTAATTGCACATACCTGTCTCCCAAGGAGTTAAACAATTACTTGGCCCATGAGAGAAAGTCAAATGATCTGGGGTGTGGCGTCCGTGAGGTCATAAGGATGACGGTTCCGTGGTAGGCGAAAGTTCCCTTTTCCTCGGGAAGACATTCCAAGTTTCTATGGTGTACCTCTCGAATTTCATCTCCAGCACGGACCTTTGTCGTAGAGGCAATTAGCTCAAGGCAGTCAATTGGTGAAAGCAGACGGTTTTCCAGATTGCATCCCGCTCAACCACTGTCGGATTTTGAACTGAGGTTTCCAAGGAACTCCTCCATCACCGACGGTGCTGTGTGCGTACCTCTTCGTAACAACCCCACACTTTCAAAAGCCGCAACCTGTCAACGCTAGGATGGAGTGGCTAGTCGTAAGTCCACGATTCATATTGTTGGTTGCAACCAGTCAGAAGCGTAGGATCGGCGAGTTATGGGAACATTGGGGCCCTCATCTGTTACGCGAACCGGCAAGGTTGATGCCGATCAGGGCGATTGGTGAGATTCTAATAATCAGCCGTCAGCAACTGGCTCTCCACCTCTGCTCAGTCAGCCTCCCATAGTGGAAGttggtgcctgaggccaAAACACACGGCCAACCAGCGTGGGGGATCCAAACAAACCAGACGGGACTATATCCTGCCCTAGATGGCTTCGTGGGGACCACCCCAGCAGTCATATAGCTGGCCAAGATCCGACGGCGGTTGACTGGACACTTGTACCTTTCTAACATGCCCGGTAATTGAATTTCCAACCAAGTGACCCTGCCATTTCACTGCCCACCAGCTACAAGCCCTCGCAAGTCGAGTGCGTTCTTTACACTATACTAGCGGAATTGATTTCAAACCCGGACTCTTAGAACCACAGACTCGACCAAATGCCTGTCTTCACCGAGTTTGCAGCATCCTCCCGTGAACTTCGTGTTCTCCCTTCCTTCGCGCCGCCCCTACCTCGCCTCAGCCCGAACGATCCTCGCGATGGAGTCCCAGAGCGATACGAAGTCGTCGTTGTCGGCGCTGGTCCCGCCGGGCTAATGCTCAATCTCCTCTTAGCCAGATATGGACTGAACGATACATCACTATTGTGCATCGATGCTAAACCGGGAACGCTTAAATCTGGCCAAGCTGATGGCCTCCAACCCAGGACACTCGAGGTTCTGAAGACCCTCGGGCTAGCAGACGAAATTCTCACCGATGGATGCCACATGGAGGAAGTTGCATTTTGGAACCCTTCGCCTAACAAGGATGAGATCATTGAACGGACGGCGATAGTGCCGGATGTTGCCGTGCCGGCGCGATTCCAGCACGAAGTCACAATCCACCAGGGTCGCATTGAGAGAATCCTGGAAACGGATCTCCTGCGGTACTCGAAAAGGGGAGTGCTGCGAGATACTAAACTCTTGGACGTGACaatcgatgaggatggcgatTCAGAATTCCCTGTGGTGGCGGAGATCGAGACAGCTGGCCAACGACGGACGGTTCGATCGAAGTATTTGGTTGGTGCGGATGGAGCCCATTCCGTGGTCCGTCGTTGTATGGGTCTGAAGTTGGTGGGCGAGTCGCTGGATCACATCTGGGGTGTGGTCGATCTTGTCGTCGATACCGATTTTCCTGATATCAGGAGACGCTGTGCAATCCACGCCCCGGCTACTTCAGTGATGGTGATTCCACGCGAGCGGATTGCGACCGGTGACTACTTGACCCGGTTGTATGTTCAAGTGCCAGACGAAGCCACCCCAGATGAGGATCAGAAGCCAGTAAATGAATCCACGCCAAAGGACGCTCGAGCTCGTAGGAGCCAGGTCACTCTCGACGGGATTTTTCATGCTGCGGCCGAAGCCTTCAAGCCGTACTATATCCGACCGAAAACGGACGGCGCCGTGGACTGGTGGGCGGCGTATCAGATTGGCCAGCGAGTGTCGGATCAGTTCACAGTGAAAGATTCGAAAGGAGCTAATCGGGTATTCATTGTAGGAGATGGTTCGTATATTCCTTCTAATTGGAGTGCTGCATGCTAACGCTCATTTGTGCCAGCTTGCCATACTCATAGTCCCAAGGTATGCACCCGCTAAACGATCGTGTTAAGCGTCGGTATACTAACTCACTTGAATTAACAGGCAGGCCAAGGGATGAACGTCTCCATGATGGATTCTTACAACCTAGCGTGGAAACTGGCTTATGCAATCAATGGTCTCACTCCCGCCTCAGCATCGCCAGGAAAGCCTGATGCTGTTTTGGATACATACCACACTGAGCGTCACACGATCGCCCAGGAGCTTATAGAGTTCGACCGTGCCTTTTCGTCCATGTTCTCTGGAAAGATCGGTGCAGCAGAGGACGGCGCAGACGGCCTGACGCACGAGCAGTTTTTGGAAGTTTTCAGTACTGGCAACGGGTTCACCAGTGGCTGTGGAATTGAATATCCTGAGAGTCCGATCGTGCAGAAGGTGCAAGGTGGCAAGAAGAATCCAATTGAGGGAACTGACTATCTCTCTGGCATCCTTCGTCCGGGTCGGAGACTGCTGAACGTCAAATACCGTAGACATGCCGATGGGAACCGGCGGAACTTGCATGATGGTAAGTCCGGGTGTAGCAAAGCACGGAAAGCACTGAAACCTCAAAAGCCGACGGTAGCTGACAGGAGCAGATTTCTTGTCAACTGGTCGATTCCGTATTCTTTGTCTCACGTCATATGATCTGCTGTATCCGAAGGGCGTCTCTGCCCAGACATTGCGGACGATAGGGTCTGCAGTGCTGCCCCGGTTCCCTGCATCCGTGATCGAGCAAGTTGTGATCCATCCCCGTCTGTCTCGGGAATTCACTTGGCGTGATTTACCAGCCGAGCTCAAAAGACACTCAGAGATGAGCTTTTACAGTGGCTACGAGATGGACGACGTGTACAAGATCTACGGTGTAGATGCTGCCCGGGGGGCTCTGGCTGTTGTTCGACCAGATGGATATGTGGGCACGGTAGCTGCATTGGACGACGTAAAACGGGTGGAGCAGTATCTCGAGCGGTGTTTAAGAACCGCCCAGACCGCGATATGATGCAGCGGTAACCGAATGTGCAAGGTCATCCTCTCTGGTGGAGACCCACAATCGGTGCTACCAGAGTCTCATCGGGCACAAGGACATCGCTACGATCAAAGAGGAGGCATTGGACTAGCAGGGACCGTAGGCGCATGGTGATGTGCTCTGCTTTGGTCCAGGCCATCGGAGATCCGAACGGGTGCCTGACGGCCTTGTAGATGGTAGCGTCGATAGGTCAAATTGACAGCACAACGAATCATGATTGGTAAATAGCATACATCGTcattcatacatacatcaatGTTGTCCCCAATGCATTGCCGCGAAAGCAGAGCATAGCCGGATAAAAATCCAGAACGGTGTGAGTCAACTGTCTTGTCGGAGAATAGTAAGTGATCGGCAGCAACAAAGATAGTGACATGCAGGCGCCAACAGTGTAACACGACGGTGTATCGGACGTCCGCACGCTGATCAGGCAGCTCAGCAGGGAATGCATCCCGTCAATCGCATCCTGCAGGCAAAGTTATCCAAACTTGGCCAAAGTATCAAAGAAAGGCGGCGGGGGCCGCCTCACGTGACACACGTGACGTGCCGGACAGCCGACAGCCGAGCCTC includes the following:
- a CDS encoding ubiquitin-like protein HUB1 (COG:O;~EggNog:ENOG410PQYQ;~InterPro:IPR039732,IPR029071;~go_process: GO:0006464 - cellular protein modification process [Evidence IEA]), whose product is MPDSPPRRRRSRSRSPRRHPPKGPGGFRWKEKRAPPRDDNNPNHETDRPLDRGYRARSPPRRDSYRDHTSDRYGDRDRYRRDYSPDRARDRDRDRDRDSTKPKKTDSEKKEKKEKKKKLKPASTEEMILVTVNDRLGSKATVPCLPSDTVGDLKVLVAAQIGRAPREIMLKRQGERPFKDFITLGDYSITNGVQLDLEIGTGD
- a CDS encoding Zn(II)2Cys6 transcription factor (COG:S;~EggNog:ENOG410PRGJ;~InterPro:IPR036236,IPR036864,IPR013087,IPR001138;~PFAM:PF00172,PF00096;~TransMembrane:1 (o547-566i);~go_function: GO:0000981 - DNA-binding transcription factor activity, RNA polymerase II-specific [Evidence IEA];~go_function: GO:0008270 - zinc ion binding [Evidence IEA];~go_process: GO:0006355 - regulation of transcription, DNA-templated [Evidence IEA]), encoding MKPASKHFCCTICQWGFTRIDHLKRHQLRHSGVRPYSCVFCNESFARCDNLRDHYTDCAKRGDQKIPETGQRGRRRHACQSCTSMKLRCDGLSPCSSCQKRNLRCNNERKQTADNLELVSGSASVERENYGASSDRGSIKFLLNGGTDSFTEEFLLPPRSDRTRGLEYHNQKGRQDAGQSMLNFRTGDPSDYAPAFVESDPASLSFFQDTFLDFFNGPFGNVNKIVGDSYAGGANFPAMVPPIPDPGLAFAPQPTYEPEEPYAAGLYQAILARAWSVPLDTQAQERLSTYLSFLLTPARIDKFVRMYLEYWQPSCAMVHLASLNVNTVALPLLAALVFMGATYTTDEQEKHAAKQVMDFVELYIFSSETFSPENEVALAFSGRRMFDGGNNDWIQFQNLQAGFIMVIAQYWSGSPTARNRAMENRFSEVIKVARRMSLPKCRHNQHQAVSEFQWIQTESRIRTMSIILLLDCAFSFFQNYPCRLSHLEVECDFPCAESLFALEHPYSDRNFQASRGITILEAFHNLFEEDPKDTMPSTPDSSASGSMASLTVLDMFILIHVLYTFINSHMSLLGPILRKTQNSHPKHLFSFDPPEKRQSRAIPDDLMLAHIRVALARWREHWMTLSNTLSSGEWASMGFFKNGYNFWLVSQLLITKKKSVDVVMQMEVNCEDKLQKLKVLLDEND
- a CDS encoding flavin-containing monooxygenase (COG:Q;~EggNog:ENOG410PI4T;~InterPro:IPR020946,IPR036188;~PFAM:PF07992,PF13434,PF13450;~go_function: GO:0004499 - N,N-dimethylaniline monooxygenase activity [Evidence IEA];~go_function: GO:0050660 - flavin adenine dinucleotide binding [Evidence IEA];~go_function: GO:0050661 - NADP binding [Evidence IEA];~go_process: GO:0055114 - oxidation-reduction process [Evidence IEA]), producing MNRLAQFLGVSAANITEKTPDPWIVQERSVDEARPLRVVVIGSGISGIVASIRFRQRIPNLDLCVYEKNADVGGTWLENRYPGCACDIPAHTYQATFEPNKQWSTFYAAAPEIYQYWRRVADKYGCEKCIKFKQQVVEAVWNEKDSKWQLKVKDLDSDSVYSDQCDVLISATGFLNEWKWPNIPGLHDFKGKLMHSARWDESYDYSGKRVAVIGNGSSGIQIVPGMLPQVTHMDHYVRSRTWIAPSFAREEVERRGSKLDNFSFTPEELETFNKDHSAYQNFRKEIEVQLQSVHGATLLGTPEQLGAKDVFAQNMKQRLARKPELFEDLVPSFPPVCRRLTPGPGYLEALTDDKVQIITSEIVRVDANGVITADGVHHPTDVLVCATGFDTSFTPRFPITGRNGLSLAERWKSTPESYLSIAVDEFPNYFICFGPNSALGEGNLLLLLEKVVDYFTACVQKMQRDNIRSMSVRKDAVERFTRHCDQYFSRTVYSEKCRSWYKGGAEDGRVIGVWPGSSLHSLKTLSNPRWEDFTYEYVDDNANGWIGDGWTENEKNNAIEVNYLDDDQVDFPLTVVEQSKN
- a CDS encoding putative phenol monooxygenase (COG:C,H;~EggNog:ENOG410PG2K;~InterPro:IPR036188,IPR002938,IPR036249,IPR038220, IPR012941;~PFAM:PF07976,PF01494;~go_function: GO:0071949 - FAD binding [Evidence IEA]); translated protein: MPVFTEFAASSRELRVLPSFAPPLPRLSPNDPRDGVPERYEVVVVGAGPAGLMLNLLLARYGLNDTSLLCIDAKPGTLKSGQADGLQPRTLEVLKTLGLADEILTDGCHMEEVAFWNPSPNKDEIIERTAIVPDVAVPARFQHEVTIHQGRIERILETDLLRYSKRGVLRDTKLLDVTIDEDGDSEFPVVAEIETAGQRRTVRSKYLVGADGAHSVVRRCMGLKLVGESLDHIWGVVDLVVDTDFPDIRRRCAIHAPATSVMVIPRERIATGDYLTRLYVQVPDEATPDEDQKPVNESTPKDARARRSQVTLDGIFHAAAEAFKPYYIRPKTDGAVDWWAAYQIGQRVSDQFTVKDSKGANRVFIVGDACHTHSPKAGQGMNVSMMDSYNLAWKLAYAINGLTPASASPGKPDAVLDTYHTERHTIAQELIEFDRAFSSMFSGKIGAAEDGADGLTHEQFLEVFSTGNGFTSGCGIEYPESPIVQKVQGGKKNPIEGTDYLSGILRPGRRLLNVKYRRHADGNRRNLHDDFLSTGRFRILCLTSYDLLYPKGVSAQTLRTIGSAVLPRFPASVIEQVVIHPRLSREFTWRDLPAELKRHSEMSFYSGYEMDDVYKIYGVDAARGALAVVRPDGYVGTVAALDDVKRVEQYLERCLRTAQTAI